One stretch of Cedecea neteri DNA includes these proteins:
- the glpD gene encoding glycerol-3-phosphate dehydrogenase, with protein sequence METKDLIVIGGGINGAGIAADAAGRGLSVLMLEGQDLACATSSASSKLIHGGLRYLEHYEFRLVSEALAEREVLLKMAPHIAFPMRFRLPHRPHLRPAWMIRTGLFMYDHLGKRTSLPASASLRFGADSVLKPEIVRGFEYSDCWVDDARLVLANAQMVTRKGGEVKTRTRAIKATRENGMWVVEAQDIDTGETFTWRAKGLVNATGPWVKTFFDEGLQLPSPYGIRLIKGSHIVVPRVHTQKQAYILQNEDKRIVFVIPWMDEFSIIGTTDVEYHGDPKAVQIDDKEVSYLLNVYNAHFKKTLTKDDIVWTYSGVRPLCDDESDSPQAVTRDYTLDIHDENGQAPLLSVFGGKLTTYRKLAEHALDKLERYYPNIGPAWTKESRLPGGDIGGDRDDYAAKLRRRHGFLTESLARRLARTYGSNSDLVLGDAKSLSDLGEEFGHEFYEAELRYLVEHEWVKCAEDALWRRTKLGMWLNEEQQTRVSQWLVKQAAKAGLSLAS encoded by the coding sequence ATGGAAACCAAAGATCTGATTGTTATTGGCGGTGGAATCAACGGCGCCGGTATTGCGGCGGATGCCGCTGGCCGCGGGTTATCCGTGTTAATGCTGGAGGGACAGGATCTGGCCTGTGCCACTTCCTCCGCCAGCTCCAAGCTGATTCACGGCGGCCTGCGCTATCTGGAACATTACGAGTTTCGACTGGTCAGTGAAGCCCTGGCCGAGCGTGAAGTGCTGCTGAAAATGGCACCGCATATTGCCTTCCCGATGCGCTTTCGTTTGCCGCACCGCCCGCATCTTCGCCCGGCGTGGATGATCCGTACCGGACTGTTTATGTACGACCATCTGGGCAAACGCACTAGCCTCCCGGCTTCTGCCAGCCTGCGTTTTGGCGCAGACTCCGTGCTGAAGCCTGAAATCGTGCGCGGTTTCGAATATTCCGACTGCTGGGTGGATGACGCTCGCCTGGTACTGGCCAATGCCCAGATGGTGACTCGCAAAGGCGGTGAGGTGAAAACCCGTACCCGCGCTATTAAAGCGACCCGTGAAAACGGCATGTGGGTGGTTGAAGCGCAGGACATTGATACCGGCGAAACCTTCACCTGGCGTGCGAAAGGTCTGGTAAACGCTACCGGTCCGTGGGTGAAAACCTTCTTTGACGAAGGCCTGCAGTTGCCGTCGCCTTACGGTATCCGCCTGATCAAAGGCAGCCACATTGTGGTGCCACGCGTGCATACCCAGAAGCAGGCCTACATCCTGCAAAACGAAGACAAACGAATCGTGTTTGTAATCCCGTGGATGGATGAGTTCTCCATCATCGGCACCACGGACGTGGAGTACCACGGCGATCCGAAAGCGGTGCAAATTGACGATAAAGAAGTGAGCTATCTGCTGAACGTTTACAACGCTCACTTCAAAAAGACGCTAACCAAAGACGATATCGTCTGGACCTATTCTGGCGTGCGCCCGCTGTGTGACGACGAGTCGGATTCTCCGCAGGCCGTAACCCGCGATTACACCCTGGATATCCATGACGAAAACGGCCAGGCTCCGCTGCTGTCGGTCTTCGGCGGCAAGCTGACCACCTACCGTAAGCTGGCCGAGCACGCGCTGGATAAGCTTGAGCGTTACTACCCGAATATCGGCCCGGCCTGGACTAAAGAGAGCCGTCTGCCCGGCGGTGATATCGGCGGCGATCGCGATGATTACGCGGCAAAACTGCGCCGCCGTCACGGTTTCCTGACCGAAAGCCTTGCCCGCCGCCTGGCGCGTACCTATGGCAGCAACAGCGATCTGGTGCTGGGCGATGCCAAAAGCCTGAGCGATTTGGGCGAAGAGTTTGGCCATGAGTTTTACGAAGCCGAGCTGCGCTAC